AGGTTTGGGTGGAGCTTTGGGTTACATGCTCGGAGGTTTGGACTGGACAAATACCTTCTTGGGACATGCTTTCAAAGCCCAAGAGCAAGTGCTGTTCTTCTTTGCTGCTATTGTATTTATCATTTCTGTGGTGCTTCACCTTTTTAGCATCCAGGAGCGACCATTCAAAGCTCATCAGCAGGAGATATCTGAGACCGAGGAAGTAGACAGCTCCTCATCCGTTCAGCTTAACGAGATCCTTCCTAGGACTCACCAAGTGCCGGGACTGGATCTTATTATTGAAGAGGATACTTTTGAAGCTTTTGAAGACAATCAATCTGAGACAGACATCCAGAAGGACTTCCTGAATGTAATGAGAAGTAAAAGTGACTCTATTCTTGCTGCACCAGACACTAGTATTGAGCTTGATCCAGATTTGGACCTTGATGATCACTTTCTCCACAACGTAGAGCCAGCTTTATTCCAGGATTTCCTCTCTGAAATGCCATTTGAATATTGCCTGAACAGCAGCTGTCAGGCCAATCAGTGCTTCAAGCTCCCACTCCAGGCAGATCCTACAAAGGACAATGAGCACCCTAATGCTACCAGAGTTCTCAACGGCGACCTTGCTGGGGATACCAAACCAAAATGTGACGTGAACCAGCAAAATAAAGCCGGTATTCGTCACTCCAGTGCGACAGTCCGCTGTCGGCACCCTTCATTCTACCGGCAACCTTCCTTTACCTTCTCTTACTATGGCCGGATGCGCTTTCATCGGATTCGGCGGCACATCGATTCAGCTCGCCCGATCCAGTCATCACAAAGCCTGAACGACATTGACAAGATAGCAAGACCGCAGGAGCGTCGTAAGCTGCAGAAAAGAGGTAGCGCATCATCTGGAGCGGACGAAGAAGACGACGGTGAGagtgaagaaggagaaggaagtGGCACtactgtgaagctgctttggtTATCCATGTTGAAAATGCCTCCACAGCTCTggcgcctgtgtgtgtgccatCTTGTCACTTGGTTCTCCATTATCTCCCAGGTTGTTTTCTATACTGATTTCATGGGGCAGGTCATTTATGAAGGAGACCCAACGGTAAGAGGAGCTCCAGATTTTCTCCTGACTATTTTTAATCCCTGGCTCTGAATTACATTCACTGCAGACATCAGAAACATGCTCTTTTCCACATTTAGGCTGCTGCAAACTCGACTGCACTTCAAAGCTACCATAAGGGAGTACAGATGGGCTGTTGGGGGCTAGTAATCTATGCTGCCACTGCTGCCATCTGCTCAGGTGTGTTTTACTTCCTGCAAAGTGTTTTATTGAAGCTACAATTAAGGAACAACGAAGAGCTCACTCGAGTAGTGAActttttctaaaattcataaAGTATGGGCTTGTTCTGCAACTGCAGACCTGAATGCTTTGAATGAGATGTTTAACAGTGCAGTAATGTGCAGTAATGTAAATCAGTGCTCTTCAAGAAGTCTGATATGTATCAATAGTGGCATTTTAGAATATTGGTGGAAAAGGATTCAACCTTAAGCAAGAACCAGTGTAAtctaaaaaaagaataattggCACAGTGAATATCGGTGCAAAATGACAACATGGTAGAAGAGATTTAACATCGTGAAATAGTGTGTTATTCACTGATGATAAGAgcgatgtttttgtttttctggacTGGCCAACACAAGCATTGTGTTAACTGTCTCAATGTTAATAATGCGAATAATGTTTGTAGGTTGAAATCCTCTTGTTGGTCTGTAGTGAACAATGTTCCTGCAGTACTAATAACTCATTTCTTGTAGCTGCGTTCTGTTGTATCTTTGCACAGCTTGGACCATCTGCCTTGTCTAAAAAGCAGCAGACTTTTAAAAGAATGATTGCTGAGTGTGCACCGTTTACACCACAGGCCGTAAACAGAGGCGAACATTAACCAATTCAATAACGCAATAACTACAGTCTGCTACCTTTCAGTGTACTTCATTTCTGCAGGGTGGAAATTCCCAGATTCTGTATAAT
This genomic window from Ictalurus punctatus breed USDA103 chromosome 1, Coco_2.0, whole genome shotgun sequence contains:
- the slc45a4b gene encoding solute carrier family 45 member 4 — encoded protein: MLDDMVPKNVDSDGVEMLHVDFEPVKSSGSRLNGVKKMEVSEKSASNDSVDHIPKRLWVMHGAVMFGREFCYAMETALVTPVLLQIGLPEQYYSLTWFLSPILGLIFTPLIGSASDRCTLRWGRRRPFILALCVGSLLGLAFFLNGSLMGMTAGDVPGNQPIGIILTVVGVVVLDFCADALDGPIRAYLLDIADGEEQDMALNIHAFSAGLGGALGYMLGGLDWTNTFLGHAFKAQEQVLFFFAAIVFIISVVLHLFSIQERPFKAHQQEISETEEVDSSSSVQLNEILPRTHQVPGLDLIIEEDTFEAFEDNQSETDIQKDFLNVMRSKSDSILAAPDTSIELDPDLDLDDHFLHNVEPALFQDFLSEMPFEYCLNSSCQANQCFKLPLQADPTKDNEHPNATRVLNGDLAGDTKPKCDVNQQNKAGIRHSSATVRCRHPSFYRQPSFTFSYYGRMRFHRIRRHIDSARPIQSSQSLNDIDKIARPQERRKLQKRGSASSGADEEDDGESEEGEGSGTTVKLLWLSMLKMPPQLWRLCVCHLVTWFSIISQVVFYTDFMGQVIYEGDPTAAANSTALQSYHKGVQMGCWGLVIYAATAAICSAVLQKYLDNYDLSIKIIYMLGTLGYAVGLAVMSIFPNVYVAMIMISSMGLISMSISYCPYALLGQYHEIKEYIRHSPGNSRRGFGIDCAILTCQVYISQILVASALGAVVEAVGSVRVIPMVASGGSFIGFLTAAFLVTYPDTSEDDDDEDENDQVPSTT